The following are from one region of the Klebsiella aerogenes genome:
- the mdcE gene encoding biotin-independent malonate decarboxylase subunit gamma, producing the protein MSQFPNRAALWLNKLASDAPLMSGLCPSVQVADSVFDGENVRFIAVVPDADNHYPRAAGGEVGLLEGWTLAKVVNETIAADASQTRKRPIVAVIDVPSQAYGRREEAFGIHQALAGAAGAYAKARLAGHPVIGLIVGKAMSGAFLAHGYQANRLIAFNDSGVLVHAMGKASAARITLRTVEALEKLAATIPPMAYDVSNYATLGLLAALLDINNPDAPDDHDLSLVSRTLRDAIADARNDTSLKCRLGAENRRSSQQVRDRMRSSW; encoded by the coding sequence ATGAGTCAGTTCCCAAACCGCGCCGCGCTGTGGTTAAACAAACTGGCGTCTGACGCGCCGCTGATGAGCGGGCTGTGCCCGTCTGTTCAGGTCGCCGATAGTGTTTTTGATGGCGAGAATGTCCGTTTTATCGCCGTCGTACCGGATGCCGATAATCACTATCCGCGCGCCGCTGGCGGCGAAGTCGGTCTGCTGGAAGGTTGGACGCTGGCGAAAGTGGTCAATGAAACCATCGCCGCCGACGCCAGCCAGACCCGTAAACGCCCGATAGTCGCGGTGATCGATGTCCCAAGCCAGGCCTACGGCCGCCGCGAAGAAGCGTTCGGTATTCACCAGGCGCTGGCAGGCGCCGCAGGCGCTTACGCCAAAGCGCGTCTTGCCGGCCACCCGGTGATTGGCCTGATCGTCGGTAAAGCGATGTCCGGGGCGTTTCTGGCCCACGGCTACCAGGCCAACCGTCTGATCGCCTTCAACGATAGCGGCGTGCTGGTTCACGCGATGGGTAAAGCGTCGGCGGCGCGTATTACCCTGCGTACCGTGGAGGCACTGGAAAAACTGGCGGCGACCATTCCGCCGATGGCCTATGACGTCAGCAACTACGCGACGCTCGGTCTGCTCGCCGCCCTGCTCGATATCAACAATCCGGATGCGCCCGACGACCACGATTTGTCGCTGGTCAGCCGCACCCTGCGCGACGCCATCGCTGACGCGCGCAACGATACCTCGCTGAAGTGTCGTCTGGGTGCGGAAAACCGCCGCAGCTCGCAGCAGGTTCGCGACCGCATGCGCTCCAGCTGGTAA
- a CDS encoding biotin-independent malonate decarboxylase subunit beta, producing the protein MRNDRSFIELRARERAHALLDDGSYRELLDPFEGIISPWLGAQGIVPQADDGMVVAKGTINGQPAVVIAIEGTFQGGSMGEVSGAKMAAALELAAEDNRNGIPTQAVLCLETGGVRLQEANLGLAAIADIHAAIVDLRRYTPVIGIITGTVGCFGGMSIAAALCSYLIVTREARLGLNGPQVIEQEAGIEEYDSRNRPFIWSMTGGEIRAASGLVDALVNDGVNAVKTAMNEAIAKGVPASHRSDQYDDYLSRLSQFDTRLQADTAQIKQLFAREDK; encoded by the coding sequence ATGCGTAACGATCGCAGCTTTATCGAACTCCGCGCTCGTGAACGCGCTCACGCCCTGCTGGATGACGGCAGCTATCGCGAGCTGCTGGATCCGTTTGAGGGGATTATATCGCCGTGGCTCGGCGCGCAGGGCATCGTCCCGCAAGCCGACGACGGTATGGTGGTCGCCAAAGGGACGATCAACGGCCAACCAGCGGTGGTCATCGCCATCGAAGGTACCTTCCAGGGCGGCAGCATGGGGGAAGTGTCGGGCGCCAAAATGGCCGCCGCGCTGGAGCTGGCGGCGGAAGATAACCGCAACGGCATCCCAACCCAGGCCGTGCTGTGCCTCGAAACCGGCGGCGTGCGTCTGCAGGAAGCTAACCTCGGTCTTGCCGCGATTGCCGATATTCACGCCGCGATCGTCGACCTGCGCCGTTACACTCCGGTGATCGGCATTATCACCGGTACCGTCGGCTGCTTCGGCGGCATGTCCATCGCCGCTGCGCTGTGTAGCTATCTTATCGTTACCCGCGAAGCCCGCCTCGGCCTCAACGGCCCGCAGGTTATCGAACAGGAAGCCGGTATTGAAGAATACGACTCCCGCAACCGTCCGTTTATCTGGAGCATGACCGGCGGTGAAATTCGCGCCGCCAGCGGCCTGGTTGACGCACTGGTTAACGATGGCGTCAACGCGGTGAAAACGGCGATGAACGAGGCGATCGCGAAAGGCGTACCCGCGTCGCACCGCAGCGACCAATACGACGATTATCTGAGCCGTCTGAGCCAATTCGATACCCGCCTGCAGGCGGATACCGCGCAGATCAAACAGCTTTTTGCCCGGGAGGATAAATAA
- a CDS encoding triphosphoribosyl-dephospho-CoA synthase translates to MKKLSSQHAENRVSWLAHTASACLIDEARLSPKPGLVDSRGNGAHQDLNLALMERSAHSLQPTFHALAQQSWQRPVDIALRETVGRLGREGEAQMMQATAGVNTHRGAIWAMGLLVSAAAMLGGEGHSQAIAAAAAALARLPDGFAPKSFSKGLRASRRWQVPGAREEAQRGFPHITTLALPQLLSSRALGASEQQARLDALMAIMTSLSDTCVLSRAGMSGLQTMQEGAREVLAAGGCASVAGRAALARLDTQMLAQNASPGGAADLLAATLFLDRVSG, encoded by the coding sequence ATGAAAAAACTCTCCTCCCAACACGCAGAAAACCGCGTCAGCTGGCTGGCGCATACCGCCAGCGCCTGCCTGATTGACGAAGCCCGTCTGAGCCCGAAACCGGGACTGGTCGATAGCCGGGGCAACGGCGCGCACCAGGATCTCAACCTGGCGCTGATGGAGCGCTCCGCCCACAGCCTGCAGCCAACGTTCCACGCGCTGGCGCAGCAAAGCTGGCAACGCCCGGTCGATATCGCGCTGCGTGAAACCGTCGGCCGCCTGGGGCGTGAAGGCGAAGCGCAGATGATGCAGGCCACTGCTGGGGTCAATACCCATCGCGGCGCGATCTGGGCAATGGGCCTGCTGGTCAGCGCCGCGGCGATGTTGGGCGGAGAGGGTCACTCACAGGCGATCGCCGCCGCCGCCGCCGCCCTTGCCCGCCTGCCAGACGGTTTTGCGCCGAAAAGCTTTAGTAAAGGGTTGCGCGCCAGCCGCCGCTGGCAGGTCCCCGGCGCGCGCGAAGAGGCACAGCGCGGTTTTCCGCATATCACCACCCTGGCGCTGCCGCAGTTGCTGAGTAGCCGGGCGCTGGGCGCCAGCGAACAGCAAGCGCGACTCGATGCGCTGATGGCCATCATGACCTCGCTAAGCGATACCTGCGTGCTGTCGCGCGCCGGGATGAGCGGCCTGCAAACCATGCAGGAAGGCGCCCGCGAGGTACTGGCGGCGGGCGGTTGCGCCAGCGTCGCCGGTCGCGCCGCGCTGGCGCGCCTTGATACACAAATGCTGGCGCAAAACGCCTCGCCGGGTGGCGCGGCCGATCTCCTTGCCGCCACCCTGTTTCTCGACCGGGTTTCCGGCTAA
- a CDS encoding sensor histidine kinase, which yields MKEAELLPPARTRARSLKLSTAVTLMIGSVIGAVLILVYALWFMQISHATRDGLKETALAVARTMADMPQVKRGLGEPPQSNIIQPLALAITQRNDLLYAIVTDMHGIRYSHPNSAIIGKPFIGEDIRPTLAGRENVAINHGILAPALRVFTPVFNEQHQQIGVVVVGISLSKVDEQLADSRWDVLLTILFSALVCAIGTWSLVRGLKRILLGLEPQEISAQFQQRQAMLHSLKEGVIAVDASGQVTLINPAARGMLLSGPDKSIDHAPLLADLQEVLRSGEPIYDRALGCNGLLLICNTVPVRSQNAIVGAISTFRDKTEMSQLMQRLDGMMTYVDALRTTSHEFMNKLHVILGLLNMKSYDKLEGYVLQTAHAYQADIGEIQRRIKSPVVAGFLIGKIQRAKERGFALRLADESLVPDCPNEKQVTVLVTVLGNLIENALDAMRGQAEGEVSLLLHYQDGWLSGEVSDDGPGIPAANIDAIFKKGFSTKGENRGVGLFLANQQLHELGGTLAVESEPGVFTQFFVHLPWDSKRKKA from the coding sequence ATGAAGGAAGCCGAACTACTGCCACCTGCCCGCACGCGCGCCCGCAGCCTGAAATTAAGCACCGCCGTTACGCTGATGATAGGCAGCGTCATTGGCGCGGTCCTGATACTGGTGTATGCGCTGTGGTTTATGCAAATCAGCCATGCCACCCGCGACGGCTTAAAAGAAACTGCGCTGGCCGTGGCGCGCACCATGGCCGATATGCCGCAGGTGAAGCGTGGCCTTGGCGAACCGCCACAGAGCAATATTATTCAGCCGCTGGCGCTGGCGATTACCCAGCGTAACGATCTGCTGTATGCCATCGTCACCGATATGCACGGCATTCGCTATTCACACCCGAATAGCGCCATTATCGGCAAACCTTTTATCGGCGAGGATATCCGCCCGACGCTGGCCGGTCGCGAGAACGTCGCGATTAACCACGGCATACTGGCCCCGGCGCTACGCGTGTTCACTCCGGTATTCAATGAACAGCATCAACAGATTGGCGTGGTGGTGGTGGGGATTTCGCTCAGCAAAGTCGATGAGCAGCTCGCCGACAGCCGCTGGGACGTACTGCTGACCATCCTGTTCAGCGCGCTGGTATGCGCCATTGGAACCTGGAGCCTGGTTCGTGGCTTGAAACGTATTCTGCTGGGGCTGGAGCCGCAGGAGATCTCCGCCCAATTCCAGCAGCGTCAGGCAATGCTGCACTCACTGAAAGAAGGCGTAATCGCGGTGGATGCCAGCGGCCAGGTCACCCTGATTAACCCGGCGGCGCGCGGTATGTTGCTGAGCGGCCCGGATAAAAGCATCGATCATGCCCCGCTGCTGGCGGATCTGCAGGAGGTCTTGCGCAGCGGCGAGCCCATCTATGACCGGGCGCTCGGCTGCAACGGCTTGCTGCTGATCTGCAACACCGTCCCGGTACGCAGCCAGAACGCCATCGTCGGCGCGATTAGCACCTTCCGCGACAAAACCGAGATGAGCCAACTGATGCAGCGGCTGGATGGGATGATGACCTATGTCGACGCGCTGCGTACCACCTCGCATGAGTTCATGAATAAACTGCACGTGATCCTCGGCCTGCTGAATATGAAAAGCTATGACAAACTGGAAGGGTATGTGCTGCAAACCGCCCATGCCTACCAGGCCGACATTGGCGAAATTCAGCGCCGGATAAAATCTCCGGTGGTCGCCGGCTTTCTGATTGGTAAAATCCAGCGCGCCAAAGAACGAGGCTTCGCGTTGCGTCTCGCCGATGAGAGTCTGGTGCCTGATTGCCCGAATGAGAAACAGGTCACCGTGCTGGTGACGGTATTAGGCAATCTGATTGAAAACGCGTTGGACGCCATGCGCGGCCAGGCGGAAGGCGAAGTCAGCCTGTTGCTGCATTATCAGGATGGCTGGCTAAGCGGCGAAGTCAGCGACGACGGCCCGGGGATCCCGGCGGCCAATATCGACGCCATCTTTAAGAAAGGCTTCTCCACCAAAGGTGAGAATCGCGGCGTCGGCCTGTTTCTCGCCAACCAGCAGCTTCACGAGCTGGGCGGCACGCTGGCCGTCGAGTCCGAGCCTGGCGTATTTACTCAATTTTTTGTTCACCTGCCCTGGGATAGTAAAAGGAAAAAAGCGTGA
- the mdcH gene encoding malonate decarboxylase subunit epsilon, translating into MKILFTFPGQGGQHPAMLAAIPDRETVFAQAREVLGDEVDTLDSAEALKHTRAVQLCLLIAGVAWARELQRQGVNPQLVSGLSIGAFPAAVIAGALDFTSALRLVALRGDLMEQAYPEGYGLTAIMGLSRSRVEALMQGHDVYLANLNAETQIVIAGRNEAMAQVARLAQQAGASKAQRLAVSVPSHCALLDKPAAELANAFAEVTLKRPRCAYLSGSTARVLWDPLRIADDLAMNMARTVHWQEAMVAADERDARLAIEMPPGGVLTCLTRQAGWRGESISLERSGVDVARHLAQRLND; encoded by the coding sequence ATGAAGATTCTGTTTACCTTTCCCGGTCAGGGAGGCCAGCATCCCGCCATGCTGGCGGCTATCCCCGACCGTGAGACGGTCTTCGCGCAGGCGCGCGAAGTGCTGGGAGATGAAGTTGACACCCTCGATAGCGCCGAGGCGCTAAAACATACCCGCGCGGTGCAGCTATGCCTGCTGATCGCCGGGGTCGCCTGGGCGCGTGAACTACAACGCCAGGGCGTTAACCCGCAGTTAGTCAGCGGCCTGTCGATCGGCGCATTTCCCGCAGCGGTGATTGCCGGCGCGCTCGACTTCACCAGCGCCCTGCGGCTGGTCGCCCTGCGCGGCGATTTAATGGAGCAAGCTTACCCCGAGGGCTATGGATTGACGGCGATCATGGGCCTGAGCCGATCGCGTGTTGAAGCGTTAATGCAGGGTCATGACGTCTATCTCGCCAACCTCAATGCCGAAACGCAGATCGTGATCGCTGGCCGCAATGAGGCGATGGCGCAGGTGGCGCGGCTGGCGCAACAGGCTGGCGCCAGTAAGGCGCAGCGGCTGGCCGTCAGCGTGCCGTCGCACTGTGCGCTGTTGGATAAACCCGCCGCTGAACTGGCGAACGCCTTTGCTGAGGTCACGCTTAAGCGTCCGCGCTGCGCCTACCTGAGCGGCTCGACGGCGCGCGTGCTATGGGATCCGCTACGGATCGCCGACGATCTGGCGATGAATATGGCGCGCACGGTGCACTGGCAGGAGGCGATGGTTGCTGCCGATGAACGCGACGCCAGGCTGGCGATAGAGATGCCGCCCGGCGGCGTGCTCACTTGCCTGACCCGCCAGGCGGGCTGGCGCGGCGAGAGTATTTCGCTGGAACGCAGCGGCGTTGACGTTGCCCGCCACCTGGCGCAGCGTCTTAACGATTAA
- a CDS encoding malonate decarboxylase holo-ACP synthase, which produces MSSTPRPHDLIWLNHASALEAIAEPWVAQQWRAALPVVVRRDVDDPSRIPVGVRGMKREQRAAGWVQAQNIVRRATPEMLVARETLLGSPFVSQPPIQAAIALTLHAWPWCWGVTGSTGYALATEIPVLHADSDLDLLIRAPQPLAREVLLEWQARVAQLPCRADTQVETPYGAFALNEWLRDGRALLKTSRGARLTDAPWRREEI; this is translated from the coding sequence ATGTCATCAACACCGCGTCCGCACGACTTAATTTGGTTAAATCACGCCAGCGCGCTGGAAGCGATTGCCGAGCCATGGGTGGCTCAGCAGTGGCGAGCCGCGCTGCCGGTGGTGGTGAGACGCGACGTTGACGACCCATCCCGCATCCCGGTCGGGGTGCGGGGAATGAAACGCGAACAGCGCGCCGCCGGTTGGGTACAGGCGCAAAATATCGTGCGCCGCGCAACGCCGGAAATGCTCGTCGCGCGGGAAACGCTGCTCGGTTCCCCTTTTGTCTCACAGCCGCCGATTCAGGCGGCTATCGCGCTCACCTTACACGCCTGGCCCTGGTGCTGGGGCGTCACCGGCAGTACCGGTTACGCACTGGCGACCGAGATCCCGGTACTGCATGCGGACAGCGATCTGGATCTGTTGATCCGCGCCCCGCAGCCGCTGGCCCGCGAAGTGCTGCTTGAATGGCAGGCTCGCGTCGCGCAACTACCGTGCCGGGCCGACACCCAGGTAGAAACACCATACGGCGCCTTCGCCCTCAATGAGTGGCTGCGCGACGGTCGGGCGCTGTTGAAAACATCCCGCGGCGCACGCTTAACCGATGCACCGTGGCGCAGGGAGGAAATATGA
- the mdcC gene encoding malonate decarboxylase acyl carrier protein, whose product MEQITLSFPANRALRGKALAGVVGSGDMEVLYTAGQSATLNIQITTSVDNSQARWQALFERLNLINGLPAGQLIIHDFGATPGVARIRIEQVFEEAAHA is encoded by the coding sequence ATGGAACAGATTACATTGTCATTTCCTGCCAACCGCGCCCTCCGCGGCAAAGCGCTGGCAGGCGTAGTAGGTTCCGGCGATATGGAAGTGCTCTATACCGCCGGACAGAGCGCCACGCTCAACATACAAATCACCACCTCAGTGGATAACAGCCAGGCACGCTGGCAGGCGCTTTTCGAGCGACTGAACCTGATCAACGGTCTACCCGCCGGACAACTGATTATTCACGATTTCGGCGCCACGCCGGGCGTCGCCCGCATTCGTATCGAACAGGTTTTTGAGGAGGCCGCCCATGCGTAA
- a CDS encoding AEC family transporter produces MTYVIIHALAPIFVIMLLGFWAGKARMVDNKNVSLLNIFVMDFALPATLFSATVQTPWSGIVAQSPLVLVLTGAMWITYAAIYFLATSVFKRSPQDAAVLTLTVALPNYAALGLPILGSVLGEGPSTSLSVAVSIACGSVLMTPFCLLILEREKARAAGENTGSTLAMLPVLMWRSVKKPIVWGPLLGVVLSAIGIKMPDLLLASIKPLGLAATAAALFLTGVILSARKLQLNALIATSTIVKLLVQPFIAWGLVMLLGLHGSIAITAILMIALAAGFFGVVFGNRFGVQSPDAEAVLLLSSVLCILSLPLFISLTSGL; encoded by the coding sequence ATGACTTATGTAATTATTCATGCTCTCGCACCCATTTTCGTCATTATGCTACTGGGCTTCTGGGCCGGTAAGGCCAGGATGGTCGATAACAAAAACGTCTCGCTGCTTAATATTTTTGTTATGGACTTTGCGCTACCCGCGACGCTGTTTAGCGCAACGGTACAAACGCCGTGGAGCGGTATTGTCGCCCAATCGCCGCTGGTGCTGGTCTTGACCGGCGCGATGTGGATTACCTATGCCGCTATCTACTTCCTCGCCACCAGCGTATTTAAACGTTCGCCGCAGGATGCCGCGGTGCTGACCCTGACCGTCGCCCTGCCGAACTATGCCGCATTGGGCCTGCCGATCCTCGGCAGCGTGCTCGGTGAAGGTCCATCAACATCGTTGTCGGTGGCGGTCTCTATCGCCTGCGGCTCCGTCCTGATGACCCCGTTCTGCCTGCTGATTCTGGAACGTGAAAAAGCCCGCGCCGCTGGCGAGAACACCGGTTCGACGCTGGCGATGCTGCCAGTGCTCATGTGGCGTTCGGTGAAAAAACCGATCGTCTGGGGGCCGCTGCTCGGGGTGGTGCTTTCCGCTATCGGCATAAAAATGCCGGATCTGCTGCTGGCGTCGATCAAACCGCTGGGCCTGGCCGCAACCGCCGCCGCGCTGTTCCTGACCGGGGTGATTCTGTCAGCGCGTAAACTGCAGCTCAATGCGCTTATCGCGACGTCGACCATCGTCAAATTGCTGGTTCAGCCGTTTATCGCCTGGGGTCTGGTCATGCTGCTCGGCCTGCACGGATCCATCGCCATTACCGCGATCCTGATGATTGCGCTGGCCGCTGGCTTCTTCGGCGTAGTCTTCGGCAACCGCTTCGGCGTGCAGTCGCCGGATGCCGAGGCAGTGCTGCTGTTGAGCTCGGTTCTGTGTATCCTGTCGCTACCGCTGTTTATCTCTTTAACTTCAGGACTGTAA
- a CDS encoding LysR substrate-binding domain-containing protein, which translates to MKDDINQEITFRKLSVFMMFMAKGNIARTAEAMKLSSVSVHRALHTLEEGVGCPLFVHKGRNLLPLQAAWTLLEYCQDVMSLMSRGLEATRKVAGVGQGRLRIGTLYSLTLETVPRIIMGMKLRRPELELDLTMGSNQMLLDMLEDDALDAILIATNEGEYNNSAFDVVPLFEDDIFLAAPATEPLDTSQPADLRDYGNHKFVSLAEGFATYAGFQEAFQVAGFEPEIVTRVNDIFSMISLVQAGVGFALLPGRMKKVYEKDVQLLKLAEPYQMRQLISIVYSHHRERDADLLALAAEGRMYARSLNR; encoded by the coding sequence ATGAAAGATGATATCAACCAGGAGATCACCTTCCGCAAGCTGTCGGTATTCATGATGTTTATGGCGAAAGGCAATATCGCCAGAACCGCCGAAGCGATGAAGCTCAGCAGCGTTAGCGTTCACCGCGCGCTGCATACCCTGGAAGAGGGTGTCGGTTGCCCGTTGTTTGTCCATAAAGGCCGCAATTTGCTGCCGCTGCAGGCGGCATGGACGCTGCTCGAATACTGCCAGGATGTCATGAGCCTGATGAGTCGCGGTCTCGAAGCGACGCGCAAAGTCGCCGGCGTCGGTCAGGGGCGGCTGCGCATCGGCACTCTCTATTCCCTGACGCTCGAAACCGTCCCACGCATCATCATGGGCATGAAATTGCGTCGCCCGGAGCTGGAGCTGGATCTGACGATGGGTTCTAACCAGATGCTGCTGGATATGCTGGAAGATGATGCCCTCGACGCTATCTTAATCGCCACCAATGAAGGCGAGTACAACAATTCGGCCTTCGACGTGGTGCCGCTATTCGAAGACGATATCTTTCTTGCCGCCCCGGCAACGGAGCCGTTGGATACGTCGCAGCCCGCCGATCTGCGCGATTACGGCAACCACAAGTTTGTCTCGCTGGCGGAGGGCTTTGCCACCTATGCCGGCTTTCAGGAGGCGTTTCAGGTGGCGGGTTTTGAACCGGAGATCGTCACCCGGGTGAATGATATCTTTTCGATGATAAGCCTGGTGCAGGCGGGTGTTGGTTTCGCGTTGCTGCCCGGGCGCATGAAGAAAGTTTATGAAAAGGATGTACAGCTGTTAAAGCTGGCGGAACCGTACCAGATGCGCCAGCTGATCTCTATCGTCTATTCGCACCATCGTGAACGCGATGCCGACCTGCTGGCGTTGGCGGCGGAAGGGCGCATGTATGCCCGTAGCCTTAATCGTTAA
- the mqo gene encoding malate dehydrogenase (quinone), with translation MPAIKKTIISMTALAMFVSTATYANGDTSKKTDFLLIGGGIMSASLGTWLQELQPEWKQVMVEKLDGVALESSNGWNNAGTGHSANMELNYTPQRADGSIDVSKALDINEQFMISRQFWSAQVKRGILHDPHSFINSTPHMSFVWGDNVDYLQKRYNALQQTTLFQGMKFSTDHAQIKQWAPLVMEGRDPQQKVAATWTPVGTDVNYGEITRQLIGSLKKSSNFTLQTSSEVTDFKRNADNSWHVTIKNVQSGEEQAIDAKYVFIGAGGGALKLLQKTGIPEADNYAGFPVGGSFLMTENPQLTQQHQQKVYGQASVGAPPMSVPHLDARYLDGKRVVLFGPFATFSTKFLKNGSFFDLLSTTTTSNVLPMTHVGLDNFDLVKYLVSQVMLSDDDRFAALKEYYPNARKEDWKLIQAGQRVQIIKKDAEKGGVLKLGTEVVVDQQKTISALLGASPGASTAAPITLNVIKQMFPQQFNSPEWQSRIHAIVPSYGEKLNGNVALTQQVWDDTAAALQLTKPPVIQMNAAAPTSTAKPAEPQRETSPQHDMAL, from the coding sequence ATGCCTGCAATTAAAAAAACGATTATATCTATGACCGCATTAGCGATGTTCGTCAGTACGGCGACCTACGCGAATGGCGATACCTCGAAAAAAACTGACTTTCTGCTGATCGGTGGCGGCATCATGAGCGCGTCGCTGGGCACCTGGCTGCAGGAGCTGCAGCCGGAATGGAAACAGGTGATGGTGGAGAAACTCGACGGCGTCGCGCTGGAGTCTTCTAACGGTTGGAATAACGCTGGTACCGGTCACTCGGCGAATATGGAACTGAACTATACGCCGCAGCGCGCAGACGGTTCCATTGATGTCAGCAAAGCGTTGGATATCAACGAACAGTTTATGATTTCCCGCCAGTTCTGGTCGGCGCAGGTTAAGCGCGGTATTTTGCACGACCCGCATTCGTTTATTAATTCCACGCCGCATATGAGCTTCGTGTGGGGCGATAATGTTGATTATCTGCAGAAACGTTATAACGCACTGCAGCAAACCACGTTATTCCAGGGGATGAAATTCTCCACCGATCACGCGCAAATTAAACAGTGGGCGCCGTTGGTGATGGAAGGGCGCGACCCGCAGCAGAAAGTAGCCGCGACCTGGACGCCGGTCGGCACTGATGTTAACTACGGCGAAATTACCCGTCAGTTGATCGGCAGCCTGAAAAAAAGCAGCAACTTCACCCTGCAGACCTCCTCTGAAGTGACCGATTTCAAACGTAACGCCGATAACTCCTGGCATGTGACGATTAAAAACGTGCAGAGTGGTGAAGAGCAGGCGATCGACGCCAAATATGTCTTCATTGGCGCTGGCGGCGGCGCGCTGAAATTACTGCAGAAAACCGGCATTCCGGAAGCTGACAACTATGCAGGCTTCCCGGTTGGCGGTTCGTTCCTGATGACCGAAAACCCGCAACTGACCCAACAACACCAGCAGAAAGTTTATGGTCAGGCCTCGGTAGGCGCGCCGCCGATGTCGGTACCGCACCTTGATGCGCGTTACCTCGACGGTAAGCGCGTGGTGTTATTCGGACCATTCGCGACATTCTCGACCAAGTTCCTGAAAAACGGCTCTTTCTTTGATCTGTTGAGCACCACCACCACCAGCAACGTGCTGCCGATGACCCACGTCGGTCTCGATAACTTCGATCTGGTGAAATATCTGGTGAGCCAGGTGATGCTAAGCGATGACGACCGCTTTGCGGCGCTGAAAGAGTACTATCCGAATGCGCGTAAAGAAGACTGGAAGCTTATCCAGGCAGGCCAGCGCGTGCAGATCATCAAGAAAGACGCAGAGAAAGGCGGCGTACTGAAACTCGGTACCGAAGTAGTGGTCGATCAGCAGAAAACCATTTCTGCGCTGCTCGGCGCGTCTCCGGGCGCTTCCACCGCCGCGCCGATTACGCTGAACGTCATTAAGCAAATGTTCCCGCAGCAGTTTAACTCGCCGGAGTGGCAGAGCCGTATTCACGCTATCGTGCCGAGCTACGGCGAGAAGCTGAACGGTAATGTGGCGCTGACCCAGCAGGTTTGGGACGATACCGCCGCAGCGCTGCAGTTGACCAAGCCGCCGGTGATTCAGATGAATGCTGCCGCGCCAACCTCGACCGCAAAACCGGCTGAGCCGCAACGCGAAACTTCGCCGCAGCACGATATGGCGCTGTAA